The following proteins are encoded in a genomic region of Bacteroidales bacterium:
- a CDS encoding virulence RhuM family protein, with the protein MTQDKGNIIVYNTEDGNAKIEVRLENENVWLTQQQMAELYQSSRTNVVEHIKHIYEEQELDESSTCRKFRQVQTEGNRQVSRELPFYNLDMIISLGYRIKSRIATKFRIWATERLKEYIIKGFTMDDERLKNLGGGNYWHELLNRIRDIRSSEKVMYRQVLDLYATSVDYDPKSETSIEFFKIVQNKLHYATHGNTASEIIYNRADSEKPFMGLTVFSGEQPTMKDIVIAKNYLSEEELKILNNLVSGYFDFAEIQAMKRKPMYMSDYVTQLDNLLSASGENILQNAGTISHEKAINKAKAEYQKYQAKTLSPVEKAYLEHLKATQKLIEKKSKK; encoded by the coding sequence ATGACCCAAGACAAAGGCAACATAATAGTTTACAACACTGAGGACGGCAATGCAAAAATCGAAGTTCGTCTTGAAAATGAAAATGTTTGGCTTACGCAACAACAAATGGCAGAACTTTATCAATCGTCAAGAACAAACGTAGTTGAGCACATAAAACATATATACGAAGAACAAGAATTAGATGAAAGTTCAACCTGTCGGAAATTCCGACAAGTTCAAACCGAAGGGAACAGACAAGTTAGCAGAGAATTGCCTTTCTACAATCTTGATATGATTATCTCTTTAGGTTATCGTATAAAATCTCGCATAGCCACAAAATTCAGAATTTGGGCTACAGAAAGGCTAAAAGAGTACATTATTAAAGGCTTTACAATGGACGATGAAAGGTTGAAAAACCTTGGAGGTGGCAACTATTGGCACGAATTGCTTAACCGTATACGAGACATCCGTTCTTCTGAAAAAGTGATGTATAGGCAAGTTCTTGACCTATATGCCACAAGCGTTGATTACGACCCAAAATCAGAAACATCTATTGAGTTCTTTAAAATTGTACAAAACAAACTGCATTACGCTACGCACGGAAACACAGCTTCTGAAATTATTTACAATCGTGCCGACAGTGAAAAACCGTTTATGGGATTAACTGTATTTTCCGGCGAACAACCTACAATGAAAGATATTGTTATTGCCAAAAACTACCTAAGCGAAGAAGAGTTAAAAATACTTAACAATTTAGTTTCCGGATATTTTGATTTCGCCGAAATACAAGCAATGAAACGAAAGCCAATGTATATGAGCGATTATGTTACGCAGCTTGACAACTTGCTTTCAGCCTCAGGCGAAAACATATTGCAAAATGCTGGAACCATAAGCCACGAAAAAGCAATAAATAAAGCAAAAGCTGAATATCAAAAATATCAAGCAAAAACTCTATCGCCTGTAGAAAAAGCCTATTTGGAACACCTAAAAGCAACACAAAAATTAATTGAAAAGAAAAGCAAAAAATAA
- the megL gene encoding methionine gamma-lyase has translation MSNEKLKKSGFATKAIHGGHQPNTFGALCAPIYQTSTFAFETAEQGGRRFALEEGGYIYTRLGNPTCTMAEDKIALLEGGEACVSAASGIGAITSAIWVCVEKGDHIVASKTLYGCTYAFLSHGLSRYGVEVTFVDTRNPENVRKAMRPNTKIVYLETPANPNMYISDIRTIAGICHKQEGCKLMVDNTYSTPFITRPLELGADVVVHSATKYLNGHGDVIAGFVVGKKDYIDTVRLLGVKDLTGASLSPFDAFLINRGLKTLEVRMERHCANAQKVAEFLEKHPAVESVSYPGLKSFPQHELAKSQMSLPGAMISFELKGGIEAGKKLLNGLKLIVIAVSLGDAETLIQHPASMTHSPYTPEERAASDISEGLVRISVGLENVDDIIADLEQALNKL, from the coding sequence ATGAGTAACGAAAAATTAAAAAAATCTGGATTTGCAACAAAAGCAATCCATGGCGGACATCAGCCAAATACATTCGGCGCTCTTTGTGCCCCAATTTATCAAACATCAACTTTCGCTTTTGAAACTGCCGAGCAAGGCGGGCGTAGATTTGCGTTGGAAGAAGGCGGATATATTTATACCCGACTTGGAAATCCTACATGCACTATGGCGGAAGATAAAATCGCTCTACTTGAAGGTGGCGAAGCGTGCGTTTCGGCAGCGTCAGGTATTGGCGCTATAACTTCTGCGATTTGGGTTTGTGTGGAGAAAGGCGACCATATCGTAGCATCTAAAACATTGTATGGATGCACTTATGCGTTTTTAAGTCATGGTTTGTCTCGTTACGGCGTTGAAGTTACTTTTGTAGATACTCGCAACCCTGAGAATGTTCGCAAAGCAATGAGACCTAATACAAAAATTGTATATCTTGAAACACCAGCTAATCCAAACATGTATATTAGCGATATACGCACTATTGCAGGTATTTGCCATAAGCAAGAAGGTTGCAAATTGATGGTTGACAACACATATTCTACACCTTTTATTACTCGCCCGCTAGAGCTTGGTGCTGATGTTGTTGTGCATTCTGCAACAAAATATTTGAACGGTCATGGCGATGTTATTGCTGGATTTGTGGTTGGTAAAAAAGATTATATTGACACAGTTCGTCTGTTGGGTGTAAAAGACTTGACAGGTGCAAGTTTGAGCCCATTCGATGCTTTTCTAATAAATCGCGGTTTGAAAACTTTAGAAGTTAGGATGGAAAGACATTGTGCTAACGCACAAAAAGTTGCCGAATTTTTAGAAAAACATCCTGCTGTTGAATCAGTTTCGTATCCGGGCTTAAAATCGTTTCCACAACACGAATTGGCAAAATCGCAAATGTCATTGCCGGGAGCTATGATAAGTTTTGAGCTGAAAGGTGGAATTGAAGCCGGAAAAAAACTTCTGAATGGTTTAAAACTGATAGTTATTGCAGTAAGTCTTGGCGATGCTGAAACTTTAATACAGCATCCTGCAAGTATGACACACTCGCCATACACACCAGAAGAGCGTGCAGCAAGTGATATTAGCGAAGGACTTGTTCGTATATCTGTTGGATTGGAAAATGTTGATGATATTATTGCTGATTTAGAACAAGCACTAAATAAATTGTAA
- a CDS encoding bifunctional phosphoribosyl-AMP cyclohydrolase/phosphoribosyl-ATP diphosphatase HisIE, producing the protein MKIDFEKTNGLVPVIIQHNYTLQVLMLGYMNKEALEKTKADGKVTFFSRSKNKLWTKGETSGNYLIVDSILEDCDNDTILIKATPLGPTCHMGTTSCFAEETPKGFLYKLEKVIEQRIAQNTENSYTNKLFNKGINKVVQKVGEEAIELVIEAKDNNINLFKNEAADLLYHFLILLKTKELKLEDIEQILKERHK; encoded by the coding sequence ATGAAAATAGATTTTGAAAAAACAAACGGTTTAGTTCCTGTTATCATTCAACACAACTATACTTTACAAGTTTTAATGTTGGGATACATGAACAAAGAAGCATTGGAGAAAACAAAAGCTGATGGTAAGGTTACTTTTTTCAGTAGGAGCAAAAACAAATTATGGACAAAAGGAGAAACTTCTGGAAATTATTTGATAGTAGATTCCATATTGGAAGACTGCGATAATGACACAATTCTTATAAAGGCAACACCTCTTGGTCCAACTTGTCACATGGGAACCACTTCTTGTTTTGCAGAAGAGACACCAAAAGGATTTTTATACAAATTGGAAAAAGTGATTGAACAACGCATAGCCCAAAACACTGAAAACTCCTACACCAACAAGCTGTTTAATAAAGGCATTAATAAAGTTGTCCAAAAAGTTGGCGAAGAAGCTATTGAGTTGGTTATTGAAGCTAAAGACAACAACATCAATTTGTTTAAAAACGAAGCTGCCGACTTATTGTATCATTTTTTAATTTTACTAAAAACCAAAGAATTAAAACTTGAAGATATAGAACAGATATTGAAAGAACGACATAAGTAG